One genomic window of Thermoanaerobaculum aquaticum includes the following:
- a CDS encoding SDR family NAD(P)-dependent oxidoreductase, which produces MDLKLAGSVALVTGGSRGIGLGIARALAAEGCHMVLAARGQEALQKAREELAAFGVEVLTVACDLTAQQAPQELAEAALSRFGRLDILVNNVGGNRRKSFIETTDEDWDFLLNLNLLAHVRLTRALLPAMRQQKRGVVIFVSSIFGREAGGRELSLYNTTKSALISLAKILSLEEAPYGIRVLSVAPGSIRFPGGSWDRRAQEDPEGIARFVEQNLPYGRFGTVEEVADVVAFLASPRASLITGACITVDGGQSRSLI; this is translated from the coding sequence ATGGACCTCAAGTTGGCCGGTTCCGTGGCGTTGGTCACCGGGGGATCCCGGGGCATAGGCCTGGGCATCGCCCGCGCTTTGGCCGCCGAGGGTTGCCATATGGTGCTGGCGGCGCGGGGGCAGGAGGCCCTGCAAAAGGCAAGGGAAGAGCTCGCCGCCTTCGGGGTGGAGGTTTTGACCGTGGCCTGCGACCTTACCGCCCAGCAAGCACCCCAGGAGCTTGCAGAAGCGGCGCTTTCCCGCTTTGGGCGGCTGGACATCCTGGTGAACAACGTGGGGGGCAACAGGCGCAAGAGCTTCATCGAAACCACCGACGAGGACTGGGACTTCCTGCTGAACCTCAACCTCCTGGCCCACGTGCGCCTGACCCGGGCGCTTTTGCCCGCCATGCGGCAGCAAAAGCGAGGGGTGGTGATCTTTGTGAGCTCGATCTTTGGCCGGGAAGCGGGAGGGCGTGAGCTTTCCCTTTACAACACCACCAAATCCGCGCTCATCTCGCTGGCCAAGATCCTGTCCTTGGAGGAAGCACCCTACGGCATCCGGGTGCTCTCCGTGGCCCCGGGGTCCATCCGCTTTCCCGGCGGCAGCTGGGACCGCCGGGCGCAAGAAGACCCGGAAGGTATTGCCCGGTTTGTGGAGCAAAACCTGCCGTACGGGCGGTTTGGCACGGTGGAGGAGGTGGCGGACGTGGTGGCGTTTTTGGCTTCCCCCCGGGCCTCGCTGATCACCGGGGCGTGCATCACCGTGGACGGTGGCCAATCCCGCTCCTTGATTTAA
- a CDS encoding zf-TFIIB domain-containing protein: MHCPACRSELVVVEREGVELDWCPFCRGLWFDSGELEAVEATLGVSFPPLAGERSAGRRPCPRCDKPMDVVSVPGSPALSVDACSQGHGWWFDAGELATLAERDGGTSGDVISFLGEKLRRKS, from the coding sequence GTGCACTGCCCTGCCTGCCGCAGTGAGCTGGTGGTGGTGGAGCGGGAAGGGGTGGAGCTGGACTGGTGCCCTTTTTGCCGTGGCTTGTGGTTTGACTCCGGGGAGCTGGAAGCCGTGGAGGCCACGCTCGGGGTCAGCTTCCCCCCACTGGCAGGGGAAAGAAGCGCCGGCAGGCGTCCCTGCCCCCGCTGCGATAAGCCCATGGACGTGGTTTCCGTTCCCGGATCGCCGGCGCTTTCGGTGGATGCCTGCTCGCAAGGGCACGGCTGGTGGTTTGATGCCGGCGAGCTGGCCACCCTGGCGGAGCGGGACGGGGGAACCTCGGGTGATGTCATCTCGTTTTTAGGGGAGAAGCTGCGGCGCAAGTCGTAG
- a CDS encoding glycosyltransferase family 2 protein: protein MSVGVFVVTHNHGATLAATLEGLSQQGQLVARVVLVDNNSSDESLAVARSFEGKLPLSVLPLPENTGFSRAANLALAQLETPWVLSLNPDCRLLPGFLSELLAAVQGQRQVGSACGLLLRGEGPNLLPTDRVDSAGMVVSAFGRHHDRGAGKRLRQAWTQPAWVFGATGACALYRREALQDVAYPGGEVFDEGFFAYREDADLAWRLQRRGWRCLFWPAARAVHGRGLKPEEGRAGQAAINLHSVKNRFLLRLANADWRWHVGCFPFWLFRDLLVIAACLTVERSSLAAFGLVRRLWPQYRKRGRENAARARVSSWRLLPWFYPPWQTRRFKPCG from the coding sequence GTGAGCGTTGGGGTTTTTGTGGTCACCCACAACCACGGGGCCACCTTAGCTGCCACGCTGGAGGGGCTCAGCCAGCAGGGCCAGCTGGTGGCCAGGGTGGTGCTGGTGGACAACAACTCCAGCGATGAAAGCCTGGCCGTGGCCCGGAGCTTTGAGGGCAAACTGCCCCTTTCGGTCTTGCCCCTGCCGGAAAACACCGGCTTTTCCCGCGCGGCCAACCTGGCCCTGGCCCAGCTGGAAACGCCGTGGGTCTTATCCCTCAACCCCGACTGCCGGCTGCTGCCGGGGTTTCTCTCGGAGCTGCTGGCGGCGGTGCAAGGGCAAAGGCAGGTGGGAAGCGCCTGCGGGTTGTTGCTGCGCGGTGAAGGCCCCAACCTTTTGCCCACGGACCGCGTGGATTCCGCCGGCATGGTGGTTTCCGCCTTTGGTCGGCACCACGATCGCGGGGCCGGAAAGCGGCTACGGCAGGCCTGGACTCAGCCGGCCTGGGTGTTTGGTGCCACCGGAGCCTGCGCCCTTTACCGCCGGGAAGCGCTGCAGGATGTGGCTTACCCCGGAGGGGAGGTTTTTGACGAGGGTTTTTTTGCCTACCGGGAGGATGCAGACCTGGCCTGGCGGCTGCAACGCCGGGGGTGGCGCTGCCTCTTTTGGCCCGCCGCCAGGGCCGTGCACGGACGGGGGTTGAAGCCGGAGGAAGGACGTGCCGGGCAAGCAGCCATCAACCTGCACTCGGTGAAAAACCGCTTCCTCTTGCGCTTGGCCAACGCCGATTGGCGCTGGCACGTGGGTTGTTTTCCGTTTTGGCTCTTCCGGGACCTGTTGGTGATTGCCGCCTGCCTCACGGTGGAGCGCTCCTCGCTGGCCGCTTTCGGGCTTGTGCGCCGTCTTTGGCCGCAGTACCGAAAGCGGGGGCGGGAAAACGCGGCCCGCGCTAGGGTTTCCAGCTGGCGCCTGCTGCCCTGGTTTTACCCGCCCTGGCAAACCCGGAGGTTTAAGCCGTGCGGGTAG
- a CDS encoding sugar transferase: MLRESAKLVTYRRLLWDSVLTSLAFLLAHQLRSHGLSQLLPSLFPTGLYPLRQYLPLLALALPLWAGFSLAFPASMPGRRVSLSREIAACWGTVALGVLALAALGYLFRLDFVSRPFLLLFGLLDGLLLSAARWLERKTPLGKKLLAAPERVVVIVGTTPQAAKLAQTLQEHQAWGFRLLGFVGVEEHAKSPIAGIPVVTHVGALPEFLEKTVVDEVMVALPLAQLAKLENTIARCQEVGVRVRVVLAPFPHLKPRVEVEPLGDQAILTLAPSPIAPLPLFCKRVMDVTVAVLGLAAFAPFFPLVALAIKLDSPGPVFFKQWRCGLRGRRFLLYKLRTMVEGAEALKPQLSHLNVMDGPVFKAPNDPRITRVGRVLRRFSLDEVPQLWNVLKGDMSLVGPRPPLPEEVARYEPWQRRRLAMKPGLTCLWQVSGRTELSFAQWMALDLAYIDSWSLGLDLKILARTIPAVLRGKGAA, encoded by the coding sequence GTGCTGCGGGAAAGCGCGAAGCTCGTAACCTACCGCCGCTTGCTGTGGGACAGCGTGCTCACCTCCCTGGCCTTCCTTTTGGCCCACCAGCTGCGCTCCCACGGCCTTTCCCAGCTGTTGCCCTCCCTCTTCCCCACGGGCCTTTACCCCCTGCGCCAGTACCTGCCGCTCTTGGCTTTGGCCCTTCCCCTGTGGGCGGGTTTTTCCCTGGCTTTTCCCGCAAGCATGCCAGGAAGGCGGGTTTCCCTTTCTCGGGAAATTGCCGCCTGCTGGGGCACGGTGGCCCTGGGGGTTTTGGCGCTGGCAGCCTTAGGCTACCTGTTCCGCTTGGACTTCGTGTCCCGCCCCTTTCTCCTCCTCTTTGGCCTTTTGGATGGGCTCTTGCTTTCCGCCGCCCGCTGGCTGGAGCGCAAGACCCCCCTGGGGAAGAAGCTGTTGGCGGCTCCGGAGCGGGTGGTGGTCATCGTGGGCACCACCCCCCAGGCCGCCAAGCTGGCGCAAACGCTGCAGGAGCACCAGGCCTGGGGCTTTCGCCTGCTGGGTTTCGTGGGGGTGGAGGAGCACGCCAAAAGCCCTATCGCCGGGATTCCGGTGGTGACCCATGTGGGGGCTTTGCCTGAGTTTTTGGAAAAGACCGTGGTGGACGAAGTGATGGTGGCCCTGCCCCTGGCCCAGCTGGCCAAACTGGAAAACACCATTGCTCGCTGTCAGGAGGTGGGGGTGCGGGTGCGGGTGGTGCTGGCCCCCTTTCCCCACCTCAAACCGCGGGTGGAGGTGGAGCCTCTGGGGGACCAGGCCATCCTCACCCTGGCCCCGTCCCCCATTGCACCCCTGCCGCTCTTTTGCAAACGGGTGATGGACGTGACGGTGGCGGTTTTGGGCTTGGCGGCGTTTGCTCCTTTTTTTCCGCTGGTGGCGCTGGCCATCAAGCTGGATTCGCCGGGGCCGGTGTTTTTCAAGCAGTGGCGCTGCGGCTTGCGCGGCCGGCGGTTTTTGCTTTACAAGCTGCGCACCATGGTGGAGGGCGCCGAGGCTTTAAAGCCCCAGCTTTCCCACCTCAACGTCATGGACGGGCCGGTTTTCAAAGCCCCCAACGACCCCCGCATTACCCGGGTGGGGCGGGTCTTGCGGCGCTTTTCCCTGGACGAGGTGCCGCAGCTGTGGAACGTGCTGAAGGGGGACATGTCGTTGGTGGGTCCCCGACCCCCGCTGCCCGAGGAGGTGGCCCGCTACGAGCCCTGGCAGCGGCGGCGGCTGGCCATGAAGCCAGGGCTGACCTGCCTTTGGCAAGTTTCCGGCCGAACCGAGCTTTCCTTTGCCCAGTGGATGGCCTTGGATTTGGCGTACATTGATTCCTGGTCCCTGGGGCTGGACCTCAAGATCCTGGCGCGGACGATCCCCGCCGTGCTGCGGGGGAAAGGGGCAGCGTGA
- the serS gene encoding serine--tRNA ligase, with product MLNRELWRNHPEVVAKALQMRRSEAPLEELRQADERFRRLQAELDGKKAELNRRSREVGSLFAAGKREEGEALRRSLAELSKSIAELEKELAAARSEVERLELLLPNIPHASVPEGEDERGNRVERVWGEPPRFDFEPRAHWDLGPALGILDFERAGKIAGARFAVLWGQGAALERALITFMLDLHRSRGWREVYVPFLVNRDCLVGTGQLPKFAEDLFHVEGTDFFLVPTAEVPVTNLHRGEILEEESLPRRYCAYTPCFRAEAGSYGRDVRGLIRQHQFDKVELVHLATPETSYQELEVLTGEAEEVLKALGLPYRVVTLCTGDMGFSAAKTYDLEVWLPGQGCYREISSCSNCEDFQARRADLKYRPKGGGKAQYLHTLNGSGLAVGRTLIAILENYQRADGTVVIPEALRPYLGGQELLAPET from the coding sequence ATGCTGAACCGAGAGCTGTGGCGGAATCATCCTGAGGTGGTGGCCAAAGCGCTGCAGATGCGGCGCTCCGAGGCGCCGCTTGAGGAGCTGCGGCAAGCCGATGAGCGTTTTCGCCGGCTGCAGGCGGAGCTGGATGGCAAAAAAGCCGAGCTCAACCGCCGATCCCGGGAGGTGGGGTCGTTGTTTGCCGCGGGAAAAAGGGAAGAAGGCGAAGCCCTGCGTCGCTCCTTGGCCGAGCTTTCCAAAAGCATCGCCGAGCTGGAAAAAGAGCTGGCGGCAGCTCGCAGCGAAGTGGAGCGGCTGGAGCTTTTGCTGCCCAACATCCCCCACGCTTCGGTGCCCGAAGGGGAAGACGAACGGGGCAACCGCGTGGAGCGGGTGTGGGGCGAGCCCCCACGTTTCGACTTTGAACCCCGCGCCCACTGGGACCTGGGTCCAGCCCTTGGCATCTTGGACTTCGAGCGGGCCGGCAAAATTGCCGGCGCCCGCTTTGCGGTGCTGTGGGGGCAAGGGGCGGCCTTGGAGCGGGCGCTCATTACCTTCATGCTGGACCTGCACCGGTCCCGGGGTTGGCGAGAGGTGTACGTTCCCTTCTTGGTCAACCGCGATTGCCTGGTGGGCACCGGACAGCTCCCCAAGTTCGCTGAGGACCTTTTCCACGTGGAGGGCACCGACTTTTTCCTGGTCCCCACTGCTGAAGTCCCCGTCACCAACCTCCACCGCGGGGAAATCCTGGAGGAGGAAAGCCTCCCCCGGCGGTACTGCGCCTACACCCCCTGCTTTCGCGCGGAAGCGGGCTCTTACGGCCGGGACGTGCGGGGCCTCATCCGCCAGCACCAGTTTGACAAGGTGGAGCTGGTGCACCTGGCCACCCCGGAAACCAGCTACCAGGAGCTGGAGGTGCTCACCGGCGAAGCCGAAGAGGTGCTCAAGGCTTTAGGGCTTCCTTACCGGGTGGTGACCCTTTGCACCGGCGATATGGGCTTTTCCGCGGCCAAAACCTACGATTTGGAGGTTTGGCTGCCAGGGCAGGGTTGCTACCGGGAAATTTCCTCCTGCTCCAACTGCGAGGACTTTCAGGCTCGCCGGGCGGACCTGAAGTACCGGCCCAAAGGGGGAGGCAAGGCCCAGTACCTGCACACCCTCAACGGCTCGGGTCTGGCGGTAGGTCGCACCCTCATTGCCATCCTCGAGAACTACCAGCGGGCGGACGGCACGGTGGTCATCCCCGAGGCTTTACGCCCCTACCTGGGCGGGCAGGAGCTGCTGGCTCCCGAGACTTAG
- a CDS encoding ABC transporter substrate-binding protein encodes MRRWWVGVVVGLVVLAGGCGFFREEKPVVVAQQSQPSTFDPHLANETVVSSTLSNVVEGLVRFSPYLQVEPALAVRWEQESPTAVRFWLRQGVVFHNGQELTARDVVASVLRARDHPRSQLKHLVRDVVEVKAEEPLSVVIRTSTPAPTLLNRLVFVGVVPEAQAQEREILVSIGTGPYRIVKREGTTLEMRAVPWWGGMPQIKKARFLFEENDQHRTSLFLAKKVDVCAWLRKEDVAEAARQKDLRVVQQPRLSVQMLALSPRAASGEAARALADVRVRRALLLALNRQRLVEEVARGDAVVASQLVHPLVFGYDPSLPPVPYDPEKARALLSEAGFASGFTVRLGAGRGAEDVVRIVQEDWEKVGVRVELEFLPFPEVLARARDGRLPVIFFARTCTTSDASEFLDPQAHSYDPDRGWGQENYPRMADPEVDRLLEEASRELDEEKRRALLQQAQRRVLEQGYYLPLVIRWFYLGMSSWLQFQPRYDQFLFLPDFKTVASP; translated from the coding sequence ATGAGGCGCTGGTGGGTGGGTGTGGTGGTTGGGCTTGTTGTCCTTGCCGGGGGATGCGGTTTCTTCCGCGAGGAAAAACCGGTGGTGGTGGCCCAGCAGAGCCAGCCTTCGACCTTTGACCCGCATTTGGCCAACGAAACCGTGGTTTCCTCCACGTTGAGCAATGTGGTGGAAGGGTTGGTGCGCTTTTCGCCCTACCTCCAGGTGGAGCCAGCCCTGGCTGTACGCTGGGAGCAGGAAAGCCCCACTGCGGTGCGGTTCTGGCTGCGCCAGGGGGTGGTCTTTCACAATGGGCAGGAGCTCACCGCCCGGGACGTGGTGGCCAGCGTGCTGCGGGCGAGGGACCACCCCAGGTCCCAGCTCAAGCACCTGGTGCGGGATGTGGTGGAGGTGAAGGCGGAAGAGCCTCTGTCCGTCGTTATTCGGACCTCGACCCCCGCCCCCACGCTGCTCAATAGGCTGGTTTTCGTGGGTGTGGTGCCCGAAGCTCAAGCGCAGGAGCGCGAAATTTTGGTTTCCATTGGGACCGGTCCCTACCGGATCGTGAAGCGCGAGGGAACGACCCTGGAAATGAGGGCGGTCCCGTGGTGGGGGGGTATGCCCCAGATTAAGAAGGCCCGTTTCCTTTTTGAGGAGAACGACCAACACCGAACCAGCCTTTTTCTGGCCAAAAAGGTGGATGTGTGCGCGTGGCTGCGAAAGGAGGATGTGGCAGAGGCGGCACGCCAAAAGGACCTGCGGGTGGTCCAGCAGCCGCGTTTGTCGGTGCAAATGCTGGCCTTGAGCCCGCGGGCGGCTAGCGGGGAGGCCGCGCGGGCGCTGGCCGATGTGCGGGTGCGGCGCGCCTTGCTTTTGGCTCTAAACCGCCAGCGTTTGGTGGAGGAGGTCGCCCGGGGGGACGCAGTGGTGGCCAGCCAGCTCGTGCATCCCCTGGTGTTCGGCTACGACCCTTCCCTGCCGCCGGTGCCCTACGATCCTGAAAAGGCGCGGGCGCTTCTATCCGAAGCCGGTTTTGCCTCGGGTTTTACCGTGCGGCTGGGCGCTGGAAGAGGGGCCGAAGACGTGGTTCGCATCGTTCAGGAGGATTGGGAGAAGGTTGGGGTGCGGGTGGAGCTTGAGTTTTTGCCGTTTCCTGAGGTGCTGGCGCGGGCGCGGGACGGTCGCCTCCCAGTCATTTTCTTTGCCCGCACCTGCACCACCTCGGACGCTTCGGAGTTTCTGGATCCCCAGGCCCACTCCTACGATCCCGACCGCGGCTGGGGCCAGGAAAACTACCCGCGCATGGCCGATCCTGAGGTGGACCGCCTCTTGGAAGAGGCCTCCCGCGAGCTGGACGAGGAAAAGCGCCGGGCGCTCCTCCAGCAAGCCCAGCGCCGGGTCTTGGAACAGGGCTACTACCTGCCCTTGGTGATCCGCTGGTTTTACCTGGGGATGTCGAGCTGGTTGCAGTTCCAGCCCCGCTATGACCAGTTCCTGTTTTTGCCGGACTTTAAAACGGTAGCCAGCCCCTAA
- a CDS encoding LemA family protein, producing MAFWIFIALLVVVVLWVVGLYNRLVRARNEVRNAWSQIDVQLKRRWDLIPNLVETVKGYMHHERETLEAVTKARQQAISISGDVAARAQAENVLSQTLRSLFAVAENYPELKANQNFLALQEELTSTENKIAFARQYYNDSVLRLNNLIQMFPSNIIANQFGFKPEVYFELETPQERQRPEVRF from the coding sequence GTGGCCTTTTGGATTTTCATTGCGCTTTTGGTGGTGGTGGTTTTGTGGGTGGTGGGCCTTTACAACCGGTTGGTGCGGGCCCGCAACGAGGTGCGCAACGCCTGGAGCCAAATTGATGTGCAGCTCAAGAGAAGGTGGGATTTGATCCCCAACCTGGTGGAAACCGTCAAGGGGTACATGCACCATGAAAGGGAAACCCTGGAGGCGGTGACCAAGGCTCGGCAGCAGGCCATTTCGATTTCCGGTGATGTGGCCGCCCGCGCGCAAGCGGAAAACGTGCTCTCGCAAACCCTGCGCTCGCTCTTTGCGGTGGCGGAAAACTACCCTGAGCTGAAGGCCAATCAGAACTTCTTGGCCTTGCAGGAAGAGCTGACCTCCACGGAAAACAAGATCGCCTTTGCCCGACAGTACTACAACGACTCGGTGCTGCGCCTCAATAACCTCATCCAAATGTTCCCGTCCAACATCATCGCCAACCAGTTTGGCTTCAAGCCCGAAGTTTACTTTGAGCTGGAGACCCCCCAGGAGCGTCAGCGCCCCGAGGTCAGGTTTTAG
- a CDS encoding DUF72 domain-containing protein, producing the protein MPFFVGCSGFSYPSWRGRFYPQELASRDFLAFYAQHFPAVELNVTFYRWPRPSTLRSWRQKVGSEFRFAVKLHQSITHKKRLRDTQTELARVVELVGELQPALLLAQLPPSLRFDPALLEDFVATLPRGLPPLAWEARHKSFFTPEALEFFTRKRLPLVVADSGGRYPTARVVTAWPLYLRFHGPGALYASRYTREQLSDYAQWVRSVLVGQAEVYAFFNNDVGGYALDNAQEFRQLLSPQNPCPNAF; encoded by the coding sequence ATGCCGTTTTTTGTGGGCTGTAGCGGTTTTTCCTACCCCTCCTGGCGCGGGCGCTTCTACCCGCAGGAGCTTGCCTCCCGGGACTTTCTTGCCTTTTACGCCCAGCACTTTCCGGCGGTGGAGCTCAACGTCACCTTTTACCGCTGGCCCCGCCCCAGCACCCTGCGTTCCTGGCGGCAAAAGGTAGGCTCCGAGTTCCGGTTTGCGGTCAAGCTCCATCAAAGCATCACCCACAAAAAGCGGCTGCGGGACACGCAAACCGAGCTTGCCAGGGTCGTGGAGCTGGTAGGCGAGCTGCAACCGGCGCTGCTTCTAGCCCAGCTTCCCCCCAGCCTCCGCTTCGACCCCGCCCTGCTTGAGGACTTTGTGGCCACTCTGCCTCGCGGATTGCCACCCCTGGCCTGGGAAGCACGCCACAAGAGCTTTTTTACCCCTGAAGCCCTGGAGTTCTTCACCCGGAAGCGCTTGCCGCTGGTGGTAGCCGACTCCGGCGGCAGGTACCCCACCGCCAGGGTGGTGACCGCCTGGCCCTTGTACCTGCGCTTCCACGGCCCCGGGGCGCTTTACGCTTCCAGGTACACCCGTGAGCAGCTTTCCGACTACGCCCAGTGGGTGCGAAGCGTGCTGGTTGGGCAAGCCGAGGTGTACGCCTTCTTCAACAACGACGTGGGAGGCTACGCCCTGGACAACGCCCAAGAATTTCGCCAGCTCCTTTCGCCCCAAAACCCTTGCCCCAACGCTTTCTAG
- a CDS encoding DUF1972 domain-containing protein codes for MRVAILGTRGIPARYGGFETFAEELSRRLVARGHQVTVYTRRHLVPEGLSQYQGVRLVLLPCLRQKHLETLSHTLLSVLHLSRKDYDAVLLCNAANAPLLPLLHAKGLPVALNVDGLERKRRKWGWLGRRYYLWCEALSARWADQLITDARAIQRYYRRVWRRESAMIPYGGDLAWPQSHETLNTWGLKPRGYVLYVSRFEPENNPDRVLLAYRQVPGDVPLVMVGGAPYARSLTRRVQELAAGDPRVVLTGPVYGQGYRELMAAALAYIHATEVGGTHPALVEAMGAGQVVFYLQNRENREVVGDAGLGFSFVGSPSLEEQLARFLANPEAFQFLREKAKARVAAHYRWDQVAAAYEALLEGMCCGKARSS; via the coding sequence GTGCGGGTAGCGATTCTCGGCACCCGGGGGATTCCGGCCCGCTACGGCGGCTTTGAAACCTTTGCCGAGGAGCTTTCCCGGCGTCTGGTGGCGCGGGGGCACCAGGTCACGGTGTACACCCGCAGGCACCTGGTGCCGGAAGGACTTTCCCAGTACCAGGGGGTGCGCTTGGTGCTGCTGCCGTGCCTGCGCCAAAAGCACCTGGAAACGCTAAGCCACACGCTGCTTTCGGTACTGCACCTGTCCCGGAAGGACTACGACGCCGTGCTGCTCTGCAACGCCGCCAACGCCCCGCTCTTGCCGCTGCTCCACGCCAAGGGGTTGCCGGTAGCCCTCAACGTGGACGGGCTGGAGCGCAAGCGCCGCAAGTGGGGGTGGTTGGGGAGGCGGTACTACCTCTGGTGCGAGGCGCTTTCCGCCCGCTGGGCGGATCAGCTGATCACCGATGCCCGGGCCATTCAGCGCTACTACCGGAGGGTTTGGCGGCGGGAGTCAGCCATGATCCCCTACGGCGGCGATTTGGCCTGGCCGCAAAGCCACGAGACCCTCAACACCTGGGGGCTGAAGCCCCGGGGCTACGTGCTTTACGTTTCCCGCTTTGAGCCCGAGAACAACCCCGACCGGGTGCTCTTGGCCTACCGGCAGGTGCCGGGGGATGTGCCGCTGGTGATGGTGGGGGGCGCCCCTTACGCCCGTAGCCTCACGAGGCGGGTGCAGGAGCTGGCGGCGGGCGACCCACGGGTGGTGCTCACGGGCCCGGTGTACGGGCAGGGGTACCGGGAGCTCATGGCCGCTGCCTTGGCGTATATTCACGCCACCGAGGTGGGGGGGACCCATCCGGCGCTGGTGGAAGCCATGGGGGCGGGGCAAGTGGTGTTTTACCTGCAAAACCGCGAGAACCGGGAGGTTGTGGGCGACGCCGGCCTGGGCTTTTCCTTTGTGGGCTCACCTTCCCTGGAGGAACAACTGGCGCGCTTCCTTGCCAACCCCGAAGCTTTCCAGTTCCTGCGGGAAAAGGCCAAGGCCCGCGTGGCGGCCCACTACCGGTGGGATCAAGTGGCGGCCGCTTACGAAGCGCTTCTGGAGGGCATGTGCTGCGGGAAAGCGCGAAGCTCGTAA
- a CDS encoding M48 family metallopeptidase, whose protein sequence is MWELVSANKRRSHLLLASMALVLVATGWAVGEALAAAPVPGILVAGGLWVVMAELAFRAGDKVILSISRARKVNKEDHPVLFNVVEEMSVASGLSKPPEVYILDEAAPNAFATGTRPDRAAVVVTAGLLERLTRDELQGVIAHEISHIKHRDVVYLTVMAVMVGTVVILADFARRVLFYGGGTRRRTSSSSRGAAPLYLLAIVLILLAPLVARLMYLALSRRREYLADAGAALATRYPEGLASALEKIEQSWSPLTSANAATAPMFIVNPLTKAASAITGLFSTHPPTEERIRILRSLGGTVSFAGYDEAFRKVTGRPVGVVPAAALRLPATPVRPASADPRTALDRLRQATDVLWRLSGFAFIPCSCGTTLKVPPAYRGQELPCPHCGTVHKVVAVSP, encoded by the coding sequence GTGTGGGAGCTCGTTAGCGCCAACAAGCGCCGGTCTCACCTCTTGCTGGCGAGCATGGCGCTGGTGCTGGTGGCCACCGGTTGGGCGGTGGGGGAGGCGCTGGCCGCCGCTCCGGTCCCCGGCATCCTGGTGGCGGGGGGGCTTTGGGTGGTCATGGCGGAGCTGGCCTTTCGCGCCGGGGACAAGGTCATTTTGAGCATCTCCCGCGCCCGTAAGGTGAACAAAGAAGATCACCCGGTGCTCTTTAACGTGGTGGAAGAAATGAGCGTGGCTTCTGGGCTTTCCAAGCCGCCCGAGGTTTACATCCTGGACGAGGCAGCCCCCAACGCCTTTGCCACCGGCACTCGGCCCGATCGCGCTGCGGTGGTGGTCACCGCCGGGCTTTTGGAGCGCCTCACCCGGGACGAGCTGCAGGGGGTGATTGCCCACGAAATCTCCCACATCAAGCACCGGGACGTGGTGTACCTCACGGTCATGGCGGTGATGGTGGGAACCGTGGTGATCTTGGCGGACTTTGCCCGGCGGGTGCTGTTTTACGGCGGCGGCACCCGCCGCCGGACCTCCAGCAGCAGCCGGGGGGCAGCTCCTCTCTACCTTTTGGCCATCGTCCTGATCCTTTTGGCCCCACTGGTGGCCCGCCTCATGTACCTGGCCCTTTCCCGCCGCCGGGAGTACCTGGCCGATGCCGGTGCTGCCCTGGCCACCCGCTACCCCGAAGGCCTTGCTTCCGCCTTGGAAAAGATCGAGCAGTCCTGGAGCCCCCTCACCAGTGCCAACGCCGCCACCGCCCCCATGTTCATCGTCAACCCCCTCACCAAAGCTGCCTCGGCCATTACCGGGCTTTTCAGCACCCACCCCCCCACCGAGGAGCGCATCCGTATCTTGAGGTCCTTGGGCGGCACGGTTTCCTTCGCGGGCTACGATGAGGCCTTCCGCAAGGTGACAGGAAGACCCGTGGGCGTGGTGCCCGCGGCGGCCCTGCGTTTGCCCGCCACACCGGTGCGCCCGGCCAGCGCCGACCCGCGAACCGCCTTGGACCGGCTTCGGCAAGCCACCGACGTGCTCTGGCGGCTTTCCGGTTTTGCCTTTATCCCTTGCAGTTGCGGCACCACCCTTAAGGTTCCCCCTGCCTACCGGGGACAGGAGCTCCCCTGCCCGCACTGCGGAACGGTGCACAAGGTTGTGGCGGTAAGCCCTTAG